Genomic DNA from Candidatus Eisenbacteria bacterium:
GGGCTCATGGATGTCGCTCCTCAAGTGGGAATCCCGAGACGGTGCAACGCCACCGGGCTCGCACTATTATACCAGACCCCGGCACCGTTCCACGGTTCCCGTTGGGGCGCCGGAACCCCTGACCGGAAGCCAGCTTGACAAGGTCCGGGGGGCGTCGGACGATGCGGCTCCGTGAGCCAGCGCCCTCCCGAGCCGCCGCCTCCACCTCCCGGGGGCGAGCCCCCGCCCGAAGCCCCTTCGAGTCCCGCCGACCTGGGCGCGAAGCGCGGCGCGGCCGGCACGGGCGCCACGAGCGGACGCGGGGTCGCGAGGGCTGCCGGGGTCATCTCGGCCGCCACCTTCGTGAGCCGCCTCCTCGGGCTCGTCCGCGAGCAGGTCTTCGCCATCCAGTTCGGCGCCGGCTACGCGGTCGACGCCTTCCAGGTCGCGTTCCGGATCCCGAACCTCCTGCGCGATCTCTTTGCCGAAGGGGCGATGAACGCGGCCTTCGTTCCCACGCTCACCCAGGCCGAGCACCGGGGTGGCCGTCCGGCGGCGCTCCG
This window encodes:
- a CDS encoding lipid II flippase MurJ; translated protein: MSQRPPEPPPPPPGGEPPPEAPSSPADLGAKRGAAGTGATSGRGVARAAGVISAATFVSRLLGLVREQVFAIQFGAGYAVDAFQVAFRIPNLLRDLFAEGAMNAAFVPTLTQAEHRGGRPAALRLANLVINLLLVKISLICLLGILAAPWLVRVMAPGFADEPGKLGLTTLLTQIMMPYLLFVSLAAAAMGFLNTRRVFFVPALSPTMLNVGLIAAGFLLAPLMPRFGLE